The Synergistaceae bacterium DNA window CATGTACGTGAGCCTGTGCAGCAGGACGGCCTCGGGATGCTTGTTTGGGTCCGCACTATATATACCATCTACCTTCGTAGCTTTCAACAGACAGTCGGCCTCCATCTCCGCAGCACGGAGAGCGGCCGCCGTATCAGTTGAAAAATAGGGAGACCCGGTGCCCGCCGCGAAGATGACGATCCTGTCCTTCTCGAGGTGTCGCAGGGCCCTTCGGCGTATGTAAGGCTCGGCCATCTGGCGCATCTCTATCGCGGTCTGAACCCTCGTGGGAATTCCGTACTTTTCCAGGACGTCCTGGAGGCAGAGGGCGTTCATCACGGTGGCCAACATGCCCATATAGTCCGCCTGGGAGCGCTCGACGCCCAAGGCCTCGAGCTCCCTTCCCCTCAGCATGTTCCCGCCGCCGACGACCATTGCGACCTGCACCCCTGCC harbors:
- a CDS encoding UMP kinase is translated as AGVQVAMVVGGGNMLRGRELEALGVERSQADYMGMLATVMNALCLQDVLEKYGIPTRVQTAIEMRQMAEPYIRRRALRHLEKDRIVIFAAGTGSPYFSTDTAAALRAAEMEADCLLKATKVDGIYSADPNKHPEAVLLHRLTYMEALRRRIEVMDAAAFSLCMENSIPIVVMNILQKGNLKEFLISDKDIGTVVSGQDAQEV